A part of Catenulispora sp. MAP5-51 genomic DNA contains:
- a CDS encoding ABC transporter substrate-binding protein: MAGVIAVLASAAACGSSKKSGSDNNATNPVTVSSSSAAPAKQGGVAHVAEWPAGSSPDAIWPFMSSDQLSTQNAGQFQYYFYRPLYFVGLNDKLAVNYDMGPADKPTWSADGLTVTVPLKSTWGWSNGEKVTGQDVQFWLNMLKAEEKNSGYYSPPNAAAGVNYLPDNIKSTTVSDSSISITFDQQYNQNYIIGNALQTVTPMPLAWDVTDGNGTKGKCSTDTLTSPTLQQDCDAVWKYLNTAGKDVKTFASNPLWKIVDGPWVLKDFNATSGAFSIVPNTKFTGEHKPYLDEVDFESFQSPDAEWTVLKAGSTGANALQIGVFPNADTPQYNGTDLQAGNPLASSGYNVEKGALLDSIGYYQVNFGSKNHGNLFKQAYFTKALQDEMDQESAIKGAYKGWGYPTTGVVPGYPDGNTLSPAAKAAAAKFDPAEAKSLMAAHGWDTSTTPATCKTPGTADNQCGAGINAGDKAEFTLEYPSAHPAMDTMLASYKQSAAAAGISINLVTKTQNTLGGELVGCSASSPAGCQWDAILYGGWVFSLQPTTDSLLTTGAGSNIFGFSDPKFDAAVAKTIKSTDPQAWYDYESYASSISLPLIWMMNQIWPWAVAKNFHDSGQDAFQGFEPEFWYYTQ, from the coding sequence ATGGCAGGTGTGATCGCGGTCCTTGCGTCCGCCGCCGCCTGTGGCAGCTCGAAGAAGAGCGGCAGCGACAACAACGCCACGAACCCGGTCACCGTCTCGTCCAGCTCCGCCGCCCCGGCGAAGCAGGGCGGCGTCGCGCACGTCGCGGAGTGGCCGGCCGGCTCGAGCCCGGACGCCATCTGGCCGTTCATGAGCAGCGACCAGCTGAGCACCCAGAACGCCGGTCAGTTCCAGTACTACTTCTACCGTCCGCTGTACTTCGTCGGCCTGAACGACAAGCTCGCGGTCAACTACGACATGGGTCCGGCGGACAAGCCGACCTGGAGCGCGGACGGCCTGACCGTCACGGTTCCGCTGAAGTCGACCTGGGGCTGGAGCAACGGCGAGAAGGTCACCGGCCAGGACGTGCAGTTCTGGCTGAACATGCTGAAGGCCGAGGAGAAGAACTCGGGCTACTACAGCCCGCCGAACGCCGCGGCCGGGGTCAACTACCTGCCGGACAACATCAAGTCCACCACGGTCAGCGACTCCAGCATCAGCATCACGTTCGACCAGCAGTACAACCAGAACTACATCATCGGCAACGCCCTGCAGACGGTCACGCCGATGCCGCTGGCCTGGGACGTCACCGACGGCAACGGGACCAAGGGCAAGTGCTCGACGGACACCCTGACCTCCCCGACGCTGCAGCAGGACTGCGACGCGGTCTGGAAGTACCTGAACACGGCCGGCAAGGACGTCAAGACCTTCGCCTCCAACCCGCTGTGGAAGATCGTCGACGGCCCGTGGGTCCTGAAGGACTTCAACGCGACCTCCGGCGCCTTCTCCATCGTGCCGAACACCAAGTTCACCGGTGAGCACAAGCCGTACCTGGACGAGGTCGACTTCGAGTCGTTCCAGAGCCCGGACGCGGAGTGGACGGTCCTGAAGGCCGGCTCCACCGGCGCGAACGCGCTGCAGATCGGCGTCTTCCCGAACGCCGACACCCCGCAGTACAACGGCACCGACCTGCAGGCCGGCAACCCGCTGGCGTCCTCGGGGTACAACGTCGAGAAGGGCGCGCTGCTCGACTCGATCGGCTACTACCAGGTCAACTTCGGTTCCAAGAACCACGGGAACCTGTTCAAGCAGGCCTACTTCACCAAGGCCCTGCAGGACGAGATGGACCAGGAAAGTGCCATCAAGGGCGCTTACAAGGGCTGGGGCTACCCGACCACCGGTGTCGTCCCGGGCTACCCGGACGGCAACACGCTGTCCCCGGCGGCCAAGGCCGCCGCGGCCAAGTTCGACCCGGCCGAGGCCAAGTCGCTGATGGCGGCGCACGGCTGGGACACCTCCACCACCCCGGCGACCTGCAAGACCCCGGGCACCGCTGACAACCAGTGCGGCGCGGGCATCAACGCCGGCGACAAGGCGGAGTTCACGCTGGAGTACCCGTCGGCGCACCCGGCCATGGACACCATGCTGGCGTCCTACAAGCAGTCGGCGGCTGCCGCGGGCATCTCGATCAACCTGGTCACCAAGACCCAGAACACCCTGGGCGGCGAACTGGTCGGCTGCTCGGCCAGCAGCCCGGCGGGCTGCCAGTGGGACGCGATCCTGTACGGCGGCTGGGTCTTCTCCCTGCAGCCGACCACGGACTCGCTGCTGACCACCGGAGCCGGCTCGAACATCTTCGGGTTCTCCGACCCCAAGTTCGACGCCGCGGTGGCCAAGACCATCAAGAGCACCGACCCGCAGGCCTGGTACGACTACGAGTCCTACGCCTCGAGCATCTCGCTGCCGCTGATCTGGATGATGAACCAGATCTGGCCGTGGGCCGTGGCGAAGAACTTCCACGACTCCGGTCAGGACGCATTCCAGGGCTTCGAGCCTGAGTTCTGGTACTACACCCAGTGA
- a CDS encoding ABC transporter permease yields MGAFIVRRLLNYVVLVFVATSLAYLGAATAFHPKDMYLQKNPPTPAVVMYHELDQRNENPQKPVLERYAHWVDGVAHGDFGKTWQLDSVGKHFSISVWVTVRLVSIAALLSAVAGILIGSFQAVRQYKFSDHAITFGSYIIFAMPVFVLAPLLKLIAVQVNKAVGGDTPLLQYQGEIDPNATGFWGELFSRADHLLLPTISLSLGLIAFYSRYQRGQMLDVLGSDFLRTARAKGLRKSQAILKHGVRTAVIPVMTLVTYSTILTFAGAIITERVFGWNGLGSWFTDATNHSDVNSVAVITLFSAVLVLIAGMLSDIITAVLDPRVRL; encoded by the coding sequence ATGGGTGCCTTCATAGTTCGCAGGCTTCTGAACTATGTGGTCTTGGTGTTCGTCGCCACGTCCCTGGCGTACCTGGGGGCGGCCACGGCCTTCCACCCCAAGGACATGTACCTGCAGAAGAACCCGCCGACCCCGGCCGTGGTGATGTACCACGAGCTCGACCAGCGCAACGAGAACCCGCAGAAGCCGGTGCTCGAGCGCTACGCGCACTGGGTCGACGGCGTCGCGCACGGCGACTTCGGCAAGACCTGGCAGCTGGACTCGGTCGGCAAGCACTTCTCGATCAGCGTGTGGGTCACCGTGCGCCTGGTCTCCATCGCCGCCCTGCTGTCGGCCGTGGCGGGCATCCTGATCGGCTCGTTCCAAGCGGTCAGACAGTACAAGTTCAGTGATCACGCGATCACGTTCGGGTCCTACATCATCTTCGCGATGCCGGTCTTCGTGCTGGCGCCGCTGCTGAAGCTGATCGCGGTCCAGGTGAACAAGGCGGTCGGCGGCGACACCCCGCTGCTGCAGTACCAGGGCGAGATCGACCCGAACGCGACCGGTTTCTGGGGCGAGCTGTTCAGCCGCGCCGACCACCTGCTGCTGCCCACCATCTCGCTGTCGCTGGGCCTGATCGCCTTCTACAGCCGCTACCAGCGGGGCCAGATGCTCGACGTGCTGGGCTCGGACTTCCTGCGCACGGCGCGGGCCAAGGGCCTGCGCAAGAGCCAGGCGATCCTCAAGCACGGCGTGCGCACCGCGGTCATCCCGGTCATGACGCTGGTGACCTACTCCACGATCCTGACCTTCGCCGGCGCGATCATCACCGAGCGGGTCTTCGGCTGGAACGGCCTGGGCTCCTGGTTCACCGACGCCACCAACCACTCCGACGTGAACTCGGTCGCGGTGATCACCCTGTTCTCCGCGGTGCTGGTGCTCATCGCCGGGATGCTCTCGGACATCATCACCGCCGTGCTCGACCCGCGGGTCCGGCTGTGA
- the hemB gene encoding porphobilinogen synthase, which translates to MSFPLDRPRRLRTTAAMRRLAAETRLHPADFILPLFVKETVSEPTPITSMPGVLQHTLASVRKAAAEAVAEGIGGLMLFAVPAEKDARGTAGTDPHGILQRAITEVRDEVGDRIVIMSDLCLDEFTDHGHCGVIREDGTVDNDATLERYAEMGVRQAEAGAHMVGPSGMMDGQVAYIRRALDEAGLQDTGILAYSAKYASAFFGPFREAVESSLQGDRRSYQQDPANARESLREVRLDIEEGADMVMVKPAMSYLDIVRQVADISEVPVVAYQVSGEYAMVEAAAANGWLDRERTILETLTSVRRAGAASVLTYWAVEASRML; encoded by the coding sequence ATGAGCTTCCCGCTGGACCGCCCCCGTCGTCTGCGCACCACCGCGGCCATGCGCCGCCTCGCCGCCGAGACCCGTCTGCATCCCGCCGACTTCATCCTCCCGCTGTTCGTCAAGGAGACGGTGAGCGAGCCGACGCCGATCACGTCGATGCCGGGCGTCCTGCAGCACACCCTGGCGTCGGTGCGGAAGGCCGCGGCCGAGGCGGTCGCCGAGGGGATCGGCGGCCTCATGCTCTTCGCCGTCCCGGCGGAGAAGGACGCGCGCGGCACGGCCGGCACCGACCCGCACGGGATCCTGCAGCGCGCCATCACCGAGGTCCGCGACGAGGTCGGCGACCGCATAGTGATCATGTCGGATCTGTGTCTGGATGAATTCACCGATCACGGACATTGCGGAGTCATCCGGGAAGACGGCACCGTCGACAACGACGCGACGCTGGAACGCTATGCGGAAATGGGTGTCAGGCAGGCCGAGGCCGGCGCGCATATGGTCGGCCCGAGCGGCATGATGGACGGACAGGTCGCCTATATCCGCCGCGCATTGGACGAAGCGGGCTTGCAGGACACCGGAATCCTCGCCTATTCCGCGAAATACGCGAGTGCCTTCTTCGGCCCGTTCCGGGAGGCCGTGGAGTCCAGCCTGCAGGGCGACCGGCGCTCTTATCAGCAGGACCCGGCCAATGCGCGCGAATCCCTGCGCGAAGTCCGCCTCGATATCGAGGAAGGCGCGGACATGGTGATGGTCAAGCCCGCCATGTCCTATCTGGACATCGTCCGGCAGGTGGCGGACATCTCCGAGGTGCCGGTGGTCGCCTACCAGGTGTCCGGCGAGTACGCGATGGTCGAGGCCGCGGCCGCCAACGGCTGGCTGGACCGGGAGCGGACCATCCTGGAGACGCTGACCTCCGTGCGCCGGGCCGGGGCCGCCTCGGTGCTCACCTACTGGGCCGTGGAGGCCTCGCGGATGCTTTAG
- a CDS encoding DUF5709 domain-containing protein, translated as MSSGFADDVYLPQPDPDAQDPLEQLDGSDTLISGPDELDTGYSPPDRPMALRDPETMDERLAEETPDVTDLPEDWDGLGDYAGGDGELMGDQVGGRRSGRLMAPDEGSHSGGNADLSARDVGIDGGAASAEEAAMHIVDDEELDEEYDDAVD; from the coding sequence ATGAGCAGTGGCTTCGCGGACGACGTCTACCTGCCGCAGCCGGATCCGGACGCCCAGGACCCGCTGGAGCAGCTGGACGGTTCCGACACGTTGATCTCGGGTCCGGACGAGCTGGACACCGGCTATTCGCCGCCGGACCGGCCGATGGCGCTGCGCGACCCGGAGACCATGGACGAGCGCCTGGCCGAGGAGACGCCGGACGTCACGGACCTCCCGGAGGACTGGGACGGCCTCGGTGACTACGCCGGCGGCGACGGTGAGCTGATGGGCGACCAGGTCGGCGGCCGGCGCTCCGGCCGGCTGATGGCGCCGGACGAGGGTTCACACTCCGGCGGCAACGCCGATCTGTCGGCGCGGGATGTCGGCATCGACGGCGGCGCGGCCTCCGCCGAGGAGGCGGCCATGCACATCGTCGACGACGAGGAACTCGACGAGGAATACGACGACGCCGTCGACTGA
- a CDS encoding ABC transporter permease, protein MDEIIAEAPGMGDDVPTADQMLGIEPTETARSMFRRGLEVFLENRLAVVAFAVLVFYVLMCFLGPLVYHGNTSHVQMDEITLPPGPSHPLGTDQNGVDELGKLMKAGQISLEIGIASGVLASVIGMLYGAVAGYVGGWVDSIMMRTIDALLSIPLIFALIYLASTLGRTKTVFIMVIALTSWFSLTRLTRGDTLTIKVRDYVAACRMMGGRSPRIIFRHILPNTIGTTIVNTSLSIANSVFALSVLSYIGLGLQAPNDDWGGMFANGSSYLDQNYWWMIYPPGVSIVLIIISCNFIGDALRDAFETRLQKR, encoded by the coding sequence ATGGACGAGATCATCGCTGAGGCCCCCGGGATGGGGGACGACGTTCCGACCGCGGACCAGATGCTGGGCATCGAGCCGACCGAGACGGCGCGCTCCATGTTCCGCCGGGGCCTGGAGGTCTTCCTGGAGAACCGGCTGGCCGTGGTCGCCTTCGCCGTGCTGGTCTTCTACGTGTTGATGTGCTTCCTGGGGCCGCTGGTCTACCACGGCAACACCTCGCACGTGCAGATGGACGAGATCACCCTGCCGCCGGGCCCCAGCCACCCGCTGGGCACCGACCAGAACGGCGTGGACGAACTCGGCAAGCTGATGAAGGCCGGCCAGATCTCGCTGGAGATCGGCATCGCCTCCGGCGTGCTGGCCTCGGTGATCGGCATGCTGTACGGCGCCGTCGCCGGGTACGTCGGCGGCTGGGTCGACTCGATCATGATGCGGACCATCGACGCGCTGCTGTCGATCCCGCTCATCTTCGCGCTGATCTACCTGGCCTCCACCCTGGGCCGGACCAAGACGGTGTTCATCATGGTGATCGCGCTGACCAGCTGGTTCAGCCTGACCCGCCTGACCCGCGGCGACACCCTGACCATCAAGGTGCGCGACTACGTGGCGGCCTGCCGGATGATGGGCGGGCGCAGCCCGCGGATCATCTTCCGGCACATCCTGCCGAACACCATCGGCACCACGATCGTGAACACCTCGCTGTCGATCGCCAACTCGGTCTTCGCGCTGTCCGTGCTCAGCTACATCGGGCTGGGCCTGCAGGCGCCGAACGACGACTGGGGCGGGATGTTCGCGAACGGATCCAGCTACCTGGACCAGAACTACTGGTGGATGATCTATCCGCCGGGCGTGTCCATCGTGCTGATCATCATCTCCTGCAACTTCATCGGAGACGCCCTTCGCGACGCCTTCGAGACCCGGCTCCAGAAGCGGTGA
- a CDS encoding uroporphyrinogen-III synthase produces the protein MVNVLEVLEGAAGGALGASTQNDKTDGGGEAGMVTTTQRGSASALDSCATTALLAFVGAGPGDPELLTLRAVALLRAADVIAAEATLLERLAPHLNPDAALVPVAENERGELGELGDAAVSLTPASRMKNLLAEVSAGRRVVRLTSGDPGLSGVVAAEAALCAKAGVVYEIVPGVAVSTAVPLYAGIPLGRSSGQGGVRIRSLADVADSAGKPGAGPLGAHETLVMVGPAHLLEAAAAALQATGLAKATTPVAVTADGSMTTQRTVVSTLARVAIEASALIAAGGEVVVVVGAAVADRAALSWYETKPLFGWKVLVPRTKEQAEGLSHRLRTYGAVSHEVPTIAVEPPRTPQQMERAVKGLVTGRYEWVAFTSQNAVKAIREKFEEYGLDARAFAGIKVAAVGESTAQALVAFGVQPDLVPSGEQSAAGLLEDFPAYDPVFDPIERVFLPRADIATDTLIAGLIELGWEVDDVTAYRTVRAAPPPAEVREAIKGGGFDAVLFTSSSTVRNLVGIAGKPHAATVIACIGPQTAKTAEEHGLRVDVMAPSASVTALADALAAFGESRRVSALTAGEPLYRPSERRPGGRRRSAR, from the coding sequence ATGGTGAACGTGCTCGAAGTCCTGGAGGGCGCCGCGGGCGGCGCGCTGGGGGCTTCCACGCAAAACGACAAGACGGACGGTGGGGGTGAGGCAGGCATGGTGACGACTACACAGCGAGGTTCGGCCTCTGCGCTCGATTCCTGTGCGACGACGGCACTGCTGGCCTTCGTCGGTGCCGGCCCCGGTGACCCGGAGCTGCTGACCCTGCGCGCCGTGGCGCTGCTGCGGGCCGCCGACGTGATCGCCGCCGAGGCCACGCTGCTGGAGCGGCTCGCGCCGCACCTGAACCCGGACGCCGCCCTGGTGCCGGTGGCCGAGAACGAGCGGGGCGAGCTGGGCGAGCTCGGGGACGCGGCGGTCTCGCTGACCCCGGCCTCGCGGATGAAGAACCTGCTCGCCGAGGTCTCCGCCGGCCGCCGCGTGGTGCGGCTGACCTCCGGGGACCCGGGCCTGTCCGGCGTGGTGGCGGCCGAGGCCGCGCTGTGCGCCAAGGCGGGCGTGGTCTACGAGATCGTCCCGGGTGTCGCGGTCTCCACCGCGGTGCCGCTGTACGCCGGCATCCCGCTGGGCCGCTCCTCGGGCCAGGGCGGGGTGCGGATCCGGTCGCTGGCCGACGTCGCCGACTCCGCCGGCAAGCCCGGCGCCGGTCCCCTGGGCGCGCACGAGACCCTGGTGATGGTGGGCCCGGCGCACCTGCTGGAGGCGGCCGCGGCCGCGCTGCAGGCGACCGGTCTGGCCAAGGCCACCACCCCGGTCGCGGTGACCGCCGACGGCTCGATGACCACCCAGCGCACCGTGGTCTCCACGCTGGCCCGGGTCGCGATCGAGGCCTCCGCGCTGATCGCGGCCGGCGGCGAGGTGGTCGTGGTGGTCGGCGCGGCCGTCGCCGACCGGGCCGCGCTGTCCTGGTACGAGACCAAGCCGCTGTTCGGCTGGAAGGTCCTGGTGCCGCGCACCAAGGAGCAGGCCGAGGGCCTGTCCCACCGGCTGCGCACCTACGGCGCGGTGTCGCACGAGGTGCCGACCATCGCCGTGGAGCCGCCGCGCACCCCGCAGCAGATGGAGCGCGCGGTCAAGGGCCTGGTGACCGGCCGCTACGAGTGGGTCGCGTTCACGTCGCAGAACGCTGTGAAGGCGATCCGCGAGAAGTTCGAGGAGTACGGCCTGGACGCCCGGGCGTTCGCCGGGATAAAGGTCGCCGCGGTCGGCGAGTCCACGGCGCAGGCGCTGGTCGCCTTCGGCGTGCAGCCGGACCTGGTGCCCTCCGGCGAGCAGTCGGCGGCCGGGCTCCTGGAGGACTTCCCGGCCTACGACCCGGTCTTCGACCCGATCGAGCGGGTCTTCCTGCCGCGGGCCGACATCGCCACCGACACGCTCATCGCCGGCCTGATCGAGCTGGGCTGGGAGGTGGACGACGTGACCGCCTACCGGACGGTGCGCGCCGCGCCGCCGCCGGCCGAGGTCCGCGAGGCGATCAAGGGCGGCGGCTTCGACGCGGTCCTGTTCACCTCCTCCTCCACGGTCCGCAACCTGGTCGGCATCGCCGGCAAGCCGCACGCGGCGACCGTGATCGCCTGCATCGGCCCGCAGACCGCGAAGACCGCCGAGGAGCACGGACTGCGCGTGGACGTCATGGCGCCCTCGGCGTCGGTGACCGCGCTGGCCGACGCGCTGGCCGCCTTCGGCGAGTCCCGCCGGGTCTCGGCGCTGACCGCGGGCGAGCCGCTCTACCGGCCCTCCGAGCGCCGGCCGGGCGGACGGCGCCGCTCCGCACGCTGA
- a CDS encoding dipeptide ABC transporter ATP-binding protein → MALLEVQNLHTQIKLKRSVVQAVDGISFSVEAGETIGIVGESGSGKTMTAMSIMRLLPNGGSSPDGSIFLDGRDLLQLDEEQMSKVRGNDVGMIFQDPMTSLNPTMTIGKQIAESVRIHRGASKSEGHDRAVEVLQLVGMPSPLQRARDYPHQLSGGMRQRAMIAIALANEPKLLIADEPTTALDVTVQKQILELIDGLRERLGMAVILVTHDLGVIAGRADRVNVMYAGRIVETTTTERLYSNPRHPYTEALFDSLPERGADSGTRLYSIPGMPPDLTKPPAACRFAARCRYAQDDCRAQDPPSRVDEVGHEFACFHPVGAAERSGEEVAVTLSEATTSEELPSPELGEVLLEVSDLVKDYPITKGFLRRQIGSVSAVAGVSFSIRKGETVGLVGESGCGKTTVAKLIVGLEDTTAGAMRLEGSDLAALKSGERRKKSRDVQLMFQDSYAAMDPRMRVRTVVREPLDIQKVGDKQTRDARIKELFEQVGLPASALERYPHEFSGGQRQRVGFARALAPAPKLIVADEPVSALDVSIQSQVLNLMKDLQAEHGLSYLFISHDLSVVRYVSDRIGVMYLGKLVEIGPAESVYSKPIHHYTRGLLDTIPVADPEVEKAKASSGIVGELPSAINPPSGCRFRTRCPAAQEICGQSEPPLVPYGTEGHQAACHFPIWE, encoded by the coding sequence ATGGCACTTCTAGAGGTCCAGAACCTCCACACTCAGATCAAGCTGAAGCGCTCGGTCGTCCAGGCGGTCGACGGCATCAGCTTCAGCGTCGAGGCCGGCGAGACCATCGGCATCGTCGGCGAGTCCGGTTCGGGCAAGACCATGACCGCGATGTCGATCATGCGGCTGCTGCCCAACGGCGGCTCCAGCCCGGACGGCAGCATCTTCCTGGACGGCCGGGACCTGCTGCAGCTGGACGAAGAACAGATGTCCAAGGTCCGGGGCAACGACGTCGGGATGATCTTCCAGGACCCGATGACCTCGCTGAACCCGACGATGACCATCGGCAAGCAGATCGCCGAGTCGGTGCGGATCCACCGCGGGGCCAGCAAGTCCGAGGGCCACGACCGCGCGGTCGAGGTGCTCCAGCTGGTCGGGATGCCCAGTCCGCTGCAACGGGCCCGGGACTACCCGCACCAGCTCTCCGGCGGCATGCGCCAGCGCGCGATGATCGCGATCGCGCTGGCCAACGAGCCCAAGCTGCTCATCGCCGACGAGCCGACCACCGCGCTCGACGTGACCGTGCAGAAGCAGATCCTGGAGCTGATCGACGGCCTGCGTGAGCGCCTGGGCATGGCGGTCATCCTGGTGACGCACGACCTCGGCGTGATCGCCGGCCGCGCGGACCGGGTGAACGTGATGTACGCCGGGCGGATCGTGGAGACCACGACCACCGAGCGGCTGTACTCCAACCCGCGGCACCCGTACACCGAGGCGCTGTTCGACTCGCTGCCCGAGCGCGGCGCCGACAGCGGCACCCGGCTGTACTCGATCCCCGGCATGCCGCCGGACCTCACCAAGCCGCCGGCGGCCTGCCGCTTCGCGGCGCGCTGCCGCTACGCGCAGGACGACTGCCGTGCGCAGGACCCGCCCTCGCGGGTGGACGAGGTGGGCCACGAGTTCGCGTGCTTCCACCCGGTGGGCGCCGCGGAACGCTCCGGCGAGGAGGTGGCGGTGACCCTCTCGGAGGCCACCACGTCCGAGGAGCTGCCCTCCCCGGAGCTGGGCGAGGTGCTGCTGGAGGTCAGCGATCTGGTCAAGGACTACCCGATCACCAAGGGCTTCCTGCGCCGGCAGATCGGCTCGGTCAGCGCGGTCGCCGGGGTCTCGTTCAGCATCCGCAAGGGCGAGACCGTGGGCCTGGTCGGGGAGTCCGGCTGCGGCAAGACCACGGTGGCCAAGCTGATCGTCGGGCTGGAGGACACCACTGCCGGCGCGATGCGCCTGGAGGGGTCGGACCTGGCCGCGCTGAAGTCGGGCGAGCGGCGCAAGAAGAGCCGCGACGTCCAGCTGATGTTCCAGGACAGCTACGCCGCCATGGACCCGCGCATGCGGGTGCGCACGGTGGTCCGCGAGCCGCTGGACATCCAGAAGGTCGGCGACAAGCAGACCCGTGACGCGCGGATCAAGGAGCTCTTCGAGCAGGTCGGCCTGCCGGCCTCGGCGCTGGAGCGCTACCCGCACGAGTTCTCCGGCGGCCAGCGGCAGCGCGTCGGCTTCGCCCGGGCCCTGGCGCCCGCGCCGAAGCTGATCGTGGCCGACGAGCCGGTCTCGGCGCTGGACGTGTCGATCCAGTCGCAGGTCCTGAACCTGATGAAGGACCTGCAGGCCGAGCACGGGCTGTCCTACCTGTTCATCTCGCACGACCTGTCGGTGGTCCGCTACGTGTCCGACCGCATCGGCGTGATGTACCTGGGCAAGCTGGTCGAGATCGGCCCGGCCGAGTCGGTGTACTCCAAGCCGATCCACCACTACACCCGGGGCCTGCTGGACACCATCCCGGTGGCCGATCCGGAGGTGGAGAAGGCCAAGGCCAGCAGCGGCATCGTCGGCGAGCTGCCCAGCGCGATCAACCCGCCCTCGGGCTGCCGGTTCCGCACCCGGTGCCCGGCCGCGCAGGAGATCTGCGGGCAGAGCGAGCCCCCGCTGGTGCCGTACGGCACCGAGGGGCACCAGGCCGCGTGCCACTTCCCGATCTGGGAGTAG
- a CDS encoding ABC transporter permease gives MTTYLIRRFFQSIVTLFIVSIATFGMMHLMPNGVARAMLGKNYNPQSLAVLNHKLGLDQPLYMQYWHWLTRLVVHFDLGYSYQKNQSVNDLLKETLGQSIYIVGLALFFTIVLSVPLGVVQATRRNSVTDYTITTFSFIGYAIPVFFLGVVLRDLFQVQFHVIPIATQIDSFHAAFSQPSQMILPVGTLVVSGVAGYSRYMRSSMLDELTQDYVRTAIAKGATKRRVLYGHVLRNAMIPMVTLIGLSLPTLVGGALLVEQIFNIQGIGVLTINAALQNDFVIVLGTTMLTAIVTVVGSLVADISYAALDPRVRLT, from the coding sequence GTGACCACCTATCTGATCCGCCGATTCTTCCAGTCGATCGTGACGCTGTTCATCGTCTCGATCGCCACGTTCGGCATGATGCACCTGATGCCCAACGGCGTGGCGCGGGCGATGCTCGGGAAGAACTACAACCCGCAGAGCCTGGCGGTCCTGAACCACAAACTGGGTCTGGACCAGCCGCTGTACATGCAGTACTGGCACTGGCTGACCCGCCTGGTGGTCCACTTCGACCTCGGCTACAGCTACCAGAAGAACCAGAGCGTCAACGACCTGTTGAAGGAGACGCTGGGCCAGTCCATCTACATCGTCGGGCTCGCGCTGTTCTTCACGATCGTCCTGTCCGTCCCGCTGGGCGTGGTGCAGGCCACCCGCCGCAACTCGGTGACCGACTACACCATCACCACGTTCTCCTTCATCGGCTACGCGATCCCGGTGTTCTTCCTCGGCGTCGTGCTGCGGGACCTGTTCCAGGTCCAGTTCCACGTGATCCCGATCGCGACCCAGATCGACTCCTTCCACGCGGCGTTCTCCCAGCCGTCCCAGATGATCCTCCCGGTGGGCACGCTGGTGGTCAGCGGAGTGGCCGGCTACAGCCGGTACATGCGCTCCTCGATGCTGGACGAGCTCACCCAGGACTACGTGCGGACGGCGATCGCCAAGGGCGCGACCAAGCGCCGCGTGCTCTACGGGCACGTGCTGCGCAACGCGATGATCCCGATGGTGACCCTGATCGGCCTGTCCCTGCCGACGCTGGTCGGCGGCGCGCTGCTGGTCGAGCAGATCTTCAACATCCAGGGCATCGGCGTGCTGACCATCAATGCGGCTCTGCAGAACGACTTCGTGATCGTCCTGGGCACCACCATGCTGACGGCGATCGTGACGGTCGTCGGGTCGCTGGTGGCTGACATCTCCTACGCCGCCCTGGACCCACGAGTGAGGCTCACCTGA